The proteins below are encoded in one region of Aspergillus nidulans FGSC A4 chromosome III:
- a CDS encoding putative integral ER membrane protein Scs2 (transcript_id=CADANIAT00006051) has product MSILLDPPDLGFRRPFNREICQVLHLTNNNPDAVVFKVKTTAPKHYCVRPNSGRIEPGKHVEVQVLLQAMKDEPAPDAKCKDKFLVQTVAVTKDMEFANVSSIFEKATKSAIQERKIRVAWLPADEPEVKQEDTNGTNAQNDETPSYSSPKGDFETPAANFAKSSNTTSPIPAPDFNESVKRDYPTPQVAESKSASAKASVASSAKQTDYETRLAEANAQIQRLKDKLADQGLRQRKIGSESEKSPAALAQQVQSVEAGYYHF; this is encoded by the exons ATGTCCATCCTCCTCGACCCCCCGGACCTTGGCTTTAGAC GCCCCTTCAATCGTGAAATATGCCAAGTGTTGCACCTCACTAACAACAACCCGGACGCCGTTGTCTTCAAG GTCAAAACCACCGCTCCCAAACA CTACTGTGTCCGACCCAACTCAGGGCGGATAGAACCAGGCAAGCATGTGGAAGTCCAGG TGTTATTGCAGGCCATGAAGGACGAACCAGCTCCGGATGCGAAATGCAAGGATAAGTTCCTTGTTCAAACTGTGGCGGTCACCAAGGATATGGAATTCGCCAATGTTAGCTCCATT TTTGAGAAAGCCACCAAATCAGCTATTCAGGAGCGCAAAATACGAGTAGCTTGGCTCCCCGCTGATGAACCCGAAGTCAAGCAAGAAGACACCAATGGCACG AACGCCCAGAATGATGAAACTCCTTCTTACTCTTCCCCTAAGGGAGATTTTGAGACCCCGGCCGCCAATTTTGCGAAAAGTTCCAACACAACTTCGCCCATACCCGCTCCGGACTTCAACGAGAGTGTCAAGCGGGATTATCCGACTCCGCAAGTAGCTGAAAGCAAATCAGCATCAGCGAAGGCTTCCGTGGCGAGCAGCGCAAAGCAAACCGACTACGAGACTCGGTTGGCAGAAGCTAATGCACAAATTCAGCGCCTAAAAGATAAGCTCGCAGACCAGGGTTTGCGACAGAGAAAGATCGGGAGTGAGAGCGAAAAGTCACCGGCAGCCCTCGCGCAGCAGGTTCAGTCTGTTGAGGCAG GTTACTATCACTTCTAG
- a CDS encoding sphingolipid delta(4)-desaturase family protein (transcript_id=CADANIAT00006052) → MASTIASSATPQLRMSATKNRRKAPDLRNDEPSVRIPPPETSSIEDHFFWTYTEEPHRSRRQAIIKAHPEVTKLCGPEPLTKYVVLGVVSLQICCAYLLRETSFFSWRFWLTAYVIGATSNQNLFLAIHEISHNLAFRSPMANRLLAIFANLPIGLPYSAAFRPYHLTHHKSLGVAGLDTDLPTAFEAFVLDSLLGKAFFCTFQIFFYAVRPMFIYSPPFTIIHLINLFVQFSFNYILTKICNGSLNPLLYLLLSSFLAGSLHPCAGHFIAEHYFFSNVDHGTESLRELKGEKGEKHPLTSLPPPETYSYYGPLNILTYNVGLHNEHHDFPAIPWTKLHTLHRIASEFYEPLPCHRSWVWVIWTFILDENVGPWCRVKRAQGGRLVGGGDATGRAGEGISAGPDEANDDGWKESEIQN, encoded by the exons ATGGCCTCGACAATCGCCTCCTCTGCTACACCGCAGCTCCGCATGTCAGCCACGAAGAATCGCCGCAAAGCTCCAGACCTACGAAATGATGAACCCTCAGTGCGAATCCCGCCTCCAGAGACTTCTTCTATCGAGGACCATTTCTTCTGGACCTACACGGAGGAGCCGCACCGTTCACGACGGCAAGCAATCATCAAAGCACACCCAGAA GTAACCAAGCTCTGCGGACCAGAGCCGTTAACCAAATACGTGGTGCTGGGCGTTGTTTCCCTCCAGATATGCTGCGCATACCTTCTCCGCGAAacgtccttcttctcctggcggTTCTGGTTAACGGCGTACGTGATCGGAGCCACTTCGAACCAAAACCTCTTCCTTGCCATCCATGAAATATCACATAACCTCGCTTTCCGGTCACCTATGGCAAATAGGCTCCTGGCTATCTTTGCCAATCTTCCCATTGGATTGCCCTACAGCGCCGCTTTCAGG CCCTACCATCTCACCCACCACAAATCCCTCGGCGTCGCTGGCCTCGACACCGATCTTCCTACAGCCTTCGAAGCCTTCGTACTCGACTCTCTCCTCGGCAAAGCCTTCTTTTGCACCTTCCAAATCTTCTTCTATGCTGTCCGCCCCATGTTTATCTACAGTCCGCCCTTCACAATAATTCACCTCATAAACCTCTTCGTCCAATTCTCCTTCAACTACATACTCACAAAGATCTGCAACGGCTCCCTCAACCCactcctctacctccttctcagctcCTTCCTCGCGGGTTCCCTCCACCCCTGCGCAGGCCACTTCATCGCCGAGCACTACTTTTTTTCAAATGTAGACCATGGCACAGAATCACTCCGGGAACTGAAGGGGGAAAAGGGCGAAAAACATCCTCTCACCTCCCTTCCGCCTCCGGAAACGTACTCATATTACGGCCCGCTTAACATTCTCACCTACAACGTTGGTCTGCACAATGAGCACCACGATTTCCCCGCTATTCCGTGGACAAAACTTCATACCCTCCACCGAATTGCTAGCGAGTTTTACGAGCCTTTACCCTGCCACCGGAGCTGGGTCTGGGTTATTTGGACCTTTATCCTAGATGAGAATGTCGGTCCGTGGTGCCGTGTTAAGAGGGCACAAGGTGGTCGTCTTGTGGGAGGTGGTGATGCCACCGGTCGTGCAGGAGAGGGAATTTCCGCTGGGCCCGACGAGGCAAATGATGATGGGtggaaagagagcgagattCAGAATTGA
- a CDS encoding methionine aminopeptidase 2 (transcript_id=CADANIAT00006053), protein MAAQASEKLEKLDLNGQNGESAAGPAKAGQADAGEVEDESDDDADDAGAAADGAANGAAKKKKKRKSKKKKKGGAKVQSSPPRVPVSSLFANGQYPEGEIVEYKNENSYRTTNEEKRYLDRMNNDFLQEYRQGAEVHRQVRQYAQKNIKPGQTLTEIAEGIEDSVRALTGHQGLEEGDNIKGGMGFPCGLSINHCAAHYTPNAGNKMVLQQGDVMKVDFGAHINGRIVDSAFTMSFDPVYDPLLEAVKDATNTGIRSLQEAGIDVRMSDIGAAIQETMESYEIELNGTTYPIKPIRNLNGHNIDQHVIHGGKSVPIVKGSDQTKMEEGEVFAIETFGSTGKGYVREDMETSHYALVANAPQVPLRLSSAKSLLNVINKNFGTLPWCRRYLDRLGQDKYLLGLNNLVQSGIVQDYPPLCDIKGSYTAQFEHTIVLRPTVKEVISRGDDY, encoded by the exons ATGGCTGCTCAGGCTAGTGAGaagcttgagaagcttgACC TGAACGGTCAGAACGGCGAGTCCGCTGCGGGCCCAGCAAAAGCGGGCCAAGCAGATGCCGGagaggtggaggatgagtcggatgatgatgctgacgatgccggcgctgctgctgatggtGCAGCCAACGGAG CCgcaaagaaaaagaagaagcgcaagtctaagaagaagaagaagggtggcGCCAAAGTACAGAGCTCTCCTCCCCGCGTTCCGGTGTCGAGCCTATTCGCGAACGGCCAGTACCCCGAGGGTGAGATTGTCGAGTACAAGAATGAGAATTCGTATCGCACGACCAACGAAGAGAAACGCTACCTCGACCGTATGAACAATGACTTCCTGCAGGAGTACCGCCAAGGTGCCGAGGTTCACCGTCAGGTCCGCCAATATGCACAGAAGAACATCAAGCCCGGCCAGACCTTGACGGAGATTGCGGAGGGCATTGAGGATTCTGTTCGTGCGCTGACCGGTCACCAAGGtcttgaggagggtgatAATATCAAGGGCGGTATGGGTTTCCCTTGCGGCCTGAGCATCAATCACTGCGCTGCGCACTATACCCCGAATGCAGGCAACAAGATGGTATTGCAGCAGGGCGATGTGATGAAGGTCGACTTTGGAGCTCATATCAACGGTCGCATCGTCGACAGTGCGTTTACCATGTCTTTCGACCCTGTGTATGATCCTCTGcttgaggctgtcaaggatgCTACCAATACTGGTATTCGC TCGTTGCAGGAGGCTGGAATTGATGTCCGCATGAGTGACATTGGTGCCGCTATCCAAGAAACTATGGAAAGTTACGAAATCGAGCTGAACGGGACAACGTATCCTATCAAGCCTATCCGTAACCTCAACGGTCATAATATTGACCAGCACGTCATTCACGGCGGCAAGAGTGTCCCAATTGTGAAGGGTTCGGATCAGAccaagatggaggagggtgaAGTGTTCGCCATTGAGACCTTTGGTAGTACCGGAAAGGGCTACGTGAGAGAAGAT ATGGAAACTTCTCATTATGCGCTGGTCGCGAATGCTCCTCAAGTTCCTCTGCGGCTATCTTCTGCGAAGAGCCTCTTGAACGTCATCAACAAGAATTTCGGCACTCTGCCTTGGTGCCGTCGTTACCTTGACCGACTTGGCCAGGATAAATATCTTCTTGGC TTGAACAACCTGGTTCAATCAGGAATTGTTCAAGATTACCCGCCTCTTTGTGACATCAAGGGCTCATACACCGCCCAATTCGAACAT ACGATCGTGCTCCGACCTACCGTGAAGGAGGTTATTAGCCGCGGAGACGACTACTAG
- a CDS encoding DnaJ domain protein (transcript_id=CADANIAT00006054): protein MTMPTLYEVLDVPVTATPAEIKKKFYALSLAHHPDRNPNDPSASSRFAKISSAYQTLSNSAKRSTYDRDHGIHSRNFQSTHSTATPGQHPMGSHSSHGASYFGSRPASGLSKRRGVFKGPPPSFYAHGGYGNNRARRAGGFYSAGSGAGGSSAGAAGSTKKEDDPTGFIDRNPISHFNARGHYRTQTAEDARRQERRSRVDADINEQYIGSRGDFALRFIAVSSILLGAGALAGFLRWPSSDGSVNEKSRQTKYSRMKDG, encoded by the exons ATGACCATG CCAACACTTTACGAAGTCCTCGATGTCCCCGTAACGGCCACGCCGGCCGAGATTAAAAA AAAGTTCTACGCCCTCTCCCTCGCCCACCACCCAGACCGCAATCCCAACGACCCCAGCGCATCCTCGCGCTTCGCCAAAATCTCTTCCGCCTACCAAAccctcagcaacagcgcaAAGCGCTCAACATATGACCGGGACCACGGAATCCACTCGCGAAACTTTCAATCCACGCACTCCACTGCAACACCCGGTCAGCACCCCATGGGCAGCCACAGCAGTCACGGCGCATCATATTTCGGGTCGCGGCCTGCAAGCGGACTCAGTAAACGGCGAGGCGTATTTAAGGGTCCTCCGCCGAGTTTTTACGCGCACGGCGGGTATGGTAATAATAGGGCTCGAAGGGCGGGGGGGTTCTATTCAGCTGGGTCTGGTGCTGGCGGTAGTTCGGCCGGTGCCGCGGGCAGCACTAAGAAAGAAGATGATCCAACGGGGTTTATTGATCGGAATCCAATATCGCATTTTAACGCGCGGGGCCATTATCGAACACAGACGGCAGAGGATGCGCGAAGACAGGAAAGACGGTCCAGGGTGGATGCCGATATCAATGAGCAGTATATAGGTAGTCGCGGAGACTTTGCGTTGCGGTTCATTGCAGTTTCAAGCATCTTGCTGGGTGCGGGCGCATTGGCGGGGTTCCTTCGTTGGCCGAGCAGTGATGGCAGTGTTAATGAGAAGTCGCGCCAAACAAAGTATTCGAGGATGAAAGATGGCTGA
- a CDS encoding porin (transcript_id=CADANIAT00006055): MAAPAAFSDIAKAANDLLNKDFYHGSAASLEVKSKAPNGVTFNVKGKSAHEGPIAGSLEAKYVDAPTGLTLTQAWTTANALDTKLELDNNIAKGLKAEIITQYLPAKQSKGAKLNLHFKQPNLHARAFFDLLNGPSANFDAVLGHEGFLVGAEGGYDVQKAAITKYSAAVGYSVPQYSAAIQAANNLTVFSASYYHRVNAQVEAGAKATWDSKTGNSVGLEVASKYRLDPSSFAKVKINDRGIAALAYNVLLRPGVTLGLGASFDTQNLNQAAHKVGASFTFEA, from the exons AtggctgctcctgctgctttctcCGACATCGCCAAGGCGGCCAACGAT CTCCTTAACAAGGACTTCTACCACGGCTCTGCTG CTAGCCTTGAGGTCAAGTCCAAGGCCCCCAATGGCGTCACCTTCAACGTGAAGGGCAAGTCCGCTCATGAGGGTCCTATCGCTGGCAGT CTCGAGGCCAAATACGTCGACGCCCCTACTG GCCTCACCCTCACCCAGGCGTGGACTACTGCCAACGCCCTCGACACCAAGCTCGAGCTCGACAACAACATCGCCAAGGGCCTCAAGGCTGAGATCATTACCCAGTACCTTCCTGCCAAGCAGTCCAAGGGTGCTAAGCTCAACCTTCACTTCAAGCAGCCCAACCTGCACGCTCGTGCtttcttcgatctcctcaacGGCCCCTCTGCAAACTTCGATGCCGTTCTTGGCCACGAAGGCTTCCTCGTCGGTGCCGAGGGTGGCTACGATGTCCAGAAGGCCGCCATCACCAAGTACTCCGCTGCCGTCGGCTACAGCGTTCCTCAGTACTCCGCTGCCATCCAGGCTGCTAACAACCTGActgtcttctctgccagctACTACCACCGCGTCAACGCTCAGGTTGAGGCTGGTGCTAAGGCCACTTGGGACTCCAAGACCGGCAACTCCGTCGGCCTTGAGGTTGCTAGCAAGTACAGACTGgatccttcttcctttgccaAG GTCAAGATCAACGACCGGGGTATTGCCGCCCTGGCTTACAACGTTCTTCTCCGCCCTGGTGTTACCCTCGGCCTTGGTGCTTCTTTCGATACCCAGAACCTCAACCAGGCTGCTCACAAGGTTGGCGCCAGCTTCACTTTCGAGGCTTAA
- a CDS encoding asparagine synthetase B (transcript_id=CADANIAT00006056) — MCGIFACHHHPDVQAFKPTALRMAKAVRHRGPDWSGSFIADKTILCHERLCIVGVDSGAQPLVNDDESLALAVNGEIYNHRIVRKTLDVEYNYKTHSDCEVIIPLYMKYGLDAPKHLDGMFAWVLYDKKEDRVIAARDPIGICSFYIGWSSQTPGAVYFASELKSLHPVCDKVEAFPPGHVFDSKSGEFSRYFQPSWWDPTNVPSTPVDYKAIRESLTRSVRKRLMAEVPYGVLLSGGLDSSLVASIAQRETLRMQKASSGVKSEANGELVGIDDENELSTVNSFQQLQSFSIGLPGAPDTEAAMEVAKFLGTKHHALTFTIEDGLNALSDVIYHLETYDVTTIRASTPMYLLSRKIKGLGVKMVLSGEGSDEIFGGYLYFHAAPNKEEFHKETVRRVKNLHLADCLRANKSTSAWGLEARVPFLDKAFIETSMSVDPQEKMITKDRIEKYILRKAFDTSDEPDVEPYLPDKILWRQKEQFSDGVGYSWIDGLKDHAELHVTDEMMKNPKPEWGDDIPTTKEAYWYRMMFDEHFPSYCASTVERWVPTWSKQSDPSGRAIATHNAKYDDAE; from the exons ATGTGTGGTATCTTCGCCTGTCACCA TCATCCGGATGTACAGGCATTCAAGCCTACAGCTTTGCGCATGGCAAAGGC TGTGCGCCATCGTGGACCGGACTGGA GTGGAAGCTTCATCGCTGATAAGACGA TTCTTTGCCACGAGCGTCTGTGTATCGTCGGTGTCG ACTCCGGCGCTCAGCCCCTCGTTAACGACGATGAATCCCTCGCCTTGGCCGTCAACGGTGAAATTTACAACCACCGCATCGTGAGGAAGACCTTGGACGTGGAATACAACTATAAGACACACTCGGACTGCGAAGTCATCATCCCTCTG TACATGAAATATGGTCTCGATGCTCCCAAACATCTTGATGGCATGTTCGCCTGGGTTCTTTatgacaagaaggaggataGGGTTATTGCGGCACGTGACCCTATTGGTATCTGCAGTTTCTACATCGGCTGGTCCTCTCAGACTCCTGGAGCCGTATACTTTGCCTCCGAGTTGAAGAGTTTGCACCCCGTCTGCGACAAGGTCGAGGCTTTTCCTCCTGGCCATGTTTTCGACTCCAAGAGCGGTGAATTTTCCCGCTACTTCCAACCCTCATGGTGGGACCCGACCAACGTTCCCAGTACGCCCGTTGATTACAAGGCGATTCGTGAGTCTCTCACGAGGTCTGTGCGCAAGCGCCTAATGGCAGAAGTTCCGTATGGTGTTCTGTTGTCTGGTGGTCTTGATTCTAGCTTGGTTGCTTCGATTGCTCAGCGGGAAACTCTGCGCATGCAGAAGGCTAGCTCCGGTGTCAAGAGCGAGGCCAACGGTGAACTGGTCGGTATCGACGACGAGAACGAGCTTTCTACTGTCAACTccttccagcagctgcaaTCTTTCTCCATTGGTCTCCCTGGTGCTCCCGACACAGAGGCTGCCATGGAGGTGGCTAAGTTTTTGGGAACCAAGCACCACGCCCTCACCTTCACTATTGAAGATGGTCTCAACGCCCTATCGGATGTTATCTACCATCTGGAGACATACGATGTGACCACTATCCGTGCGTCCACCCCCATGTACCTGCTTAGCCGGAAGATCAAGGGACTTGGAGTCAAGATGGTTCTGAGTGGTGAGGGTAGCGACGAGATCTTCGGCGGGTACCTCTACTTCCATGCTGCACCCAACAAGGAGGAGTTCCACAAGGAAACCGTTAGACGTGTAAAGAACCTGCACTTGGCAGACTGCCTCAGAGCCAACAAGTCAACATCAGCCTGGGGCTTGGAGGCGCGAGTTCCTTTCCTCGACAAGGCCTTCATTGAGACGTCGATGTCGGTTGATccccaggagaagatgatcACAAAGGACCGCATTGAGAAATACATCCTGCGCAAGGCGTTCGACACTTCCGATGAGCCCGACGTCGAGCCGTACCTGCCCGACAAGATCCTCTGGCGCCAGAAGGAGCAGTTCAGTGACGGTGTCGGCTACAGCTGGATCGATGGTCTGAAGGACCACGCTGAGCTTCACGTCACCgacgagatgatgaagaacccTAAGCCCGAGTGGGGTGATGATATTCCAACTACCAAGGAAGC TTACTGGTACCGCATGATGTTTGACGAGCACTTCCCATCCTACTGCGCGTCCACAGTCGAGCGGTGGGTCCCCACATGGTCGAAGCAGAGCGACCCCAGTGGAAG AGCCATTGCTACCCACAACGCCAAGTACGATGACGCCGAATAG
- a CDS encoding uncharacterized protein (transcript_id=CADANIAT00006057): protein MVARHFRYGNGGTHDQKKMRLKRMYAVYADISIYALKKIPHLCTSRKGEK, encoded by the exons ATGGTTGCTAGACACTTTCGAT ACGGAAACGGAGGTACTCATGACCAGAAA AAGATGCGATTGAAACGGATGTACGCGGTATATGCGGATATCTCGATTTATGCGTTAAAGAAAATTCCTCACCTATGCACCTCACGAAAAGGcgaaaaataa
- a CDS encoding E2 SUMO-conjugating protein UBC9 (transcript_id=CADANIAT00006058), with amino-acid sequence MSLCLNRLTEERKQWRKDHPFAFYAKPHRTAQGVLDMKRWECGIPGKKGTIWEGGLFKLDVTFPDEYPTKPPKCKFVPALFHPNVYPSGTVCLSILNEDEAWKPAITIKQILLGIQDLLDDPNPESPAQAEAYNMYKKDRAAYEKRVKQVVKENPAL; translated from the exons ATGTCGCTCTGTTTGAATCGTCTGACTGAGGAAAG GAAGCAATGGCGAAAAGATCATCCTTTCGCCTTTTATGCCAAGCCTCATCGTACGGCCCAGGGTGTTTTGGATATGAAACGATGGGAATGTGGCATTCCCGGGAAAAAAGGGACAATCTGGGAAGGTGGACTTTTCAAATTGGACGTCACTTTTCCTGATG AGTACCCTACCAAGCCACCCAAAT GCAAGTTCGTGCCAGCTCTGTTTCATCCTAACGTCTACCCGTCTGGGACTGTTTGTCTGTCAATCTTgaatgaagacgaagcgTGGAAGCCGGCAATCACGATTAAACAAATCCTTCTTGGTATCCAAGACTTGCTCGACGACCCAAATCCCGAGTCTCCAGCGCAGGCGGAAGCATATAATATGTACAAGAAAGACAGAGCTGCTTATGAGAAGCGAGTGAAGCAGGTTGTCAAGGAAAACCCCGCTTTATAA
- a CDS encoding putative G-patch DNA repair protein (Drt111) (transcript_id=CADANIAT00006059) has product MTSDSTPAKPGGMLSLYANLLDPSADNSPGTISRAPVVFKQAEGEAQSEEAAAKKQVNNVLRFQPTKRPQLATQKPKPKPTLPKAAALAAGAAPVKSTLADWAATEDDDVNGFFAGPKRQRGGRKKRKKNREPQEFVQNWDDIYDPSRPNIYEEYKHSDEQITEVREWKDRLYAHRMARSSSRDSYSDEEYGRPVNRQFAPPSNFAPPPNLNNIPPAPSENVASGEDAFARRAQMPSSLAHNNEQDSSPKPPPPQQPVAPIDAPTGDDAYLRRLQMSAQPQPLLTPSNQLHKIQTPSATISRAPVRYTLPPAPDDIPASEAELEEVLAKEQPVEEEAQDDGQRSLRPGQKGFAERLLAKYGWTKGSGLGATGSGIAKPLQVQVEKRKKRPDSEGGGFVTPAGRGKIIGGARKQEDVGKFGAMSEVIILKGMLDGMDVDAELAGSEGGGLMQEIGEECSEKYGRVERVYISRESGPPVLVFVKFTNQLSALRAVNALEGRIFNGNKITARFFDAQKFEQGIYED; this is encoded by the exons ATGACTTCTGATTCAACGCCCGCCAAACCGGGCGGCATGCTGTCGCTCTATGCCAATCTGCTAGATCCATCTGCTGACAACTCGCCTGGAACCATTTCTCGTGCCCCAGTCGTTTTTAAGCAAGCCGAAGGGGAAGCTCAATCggaggaagctgctgcaaagaaGCAGGTCAATAATG TTCTTCGGTTTCAGCCAACGAAACGCCCTCAACTGGCGACCCAGAAACCCAAGCCGAAGCCAACCCTACCGAAAGCGGCTGCTTTAGCTGCAGGGGCAGCGCCCGTCAAGTCCACTCTTGCGGACTGGGCTGCAaccgaggacgacgatgtgAACGGCTTCTTCGCGGGACCTAAGAGACAGCGCGGTGGCcgcaagaagcgcaagaaaaATCGGGAACCGCAGGAATTCGTGCAGAATTGGGATGATATCTACGATCCTTCTAGACCAAATATTTACGAAGAATACAAGCACAGCGATGAACAGATAACGGAAGTGCGAGAGTGGAAAGACCGTCTATATGCACACCGTATGGCCAGGTCATCGAGTAGGGACTCGTATAGTGACGAAGAATATGGACGTCCGGTGAATA GACAATTTGCGCCTCCAAGCAACTTCGCTCCACCTCCCAACCTCAATAACATCCCACCGGCACCTTCTGAGAATGTCGCTTCTGGAGAGGATGCATTCGCGCGGCGAGCCCAAATGCCGTCGAGTCTAGCTCATAACAATGAACAGGACTCCTCACCTAAACCGCCGCCACCCCAACAACCGGTTGCTCCGATTGATGCGCCTACTGGTGACGACGCTTATCTACGCCGTCTACAGATGTCCGCTCAGCCCCAACCCTTACTAACTCCATCAAATCAACTGCATAAGATCCAAACACCGTCCGCAACTATATCACGCGCACCAGTTCGATATACTCTTCCGCCGGCCCCTGACGATATCCCCGCCTCGGAAGCAGAACTCGAAGAAGTCCTCGCAAAGGAGCAGCCagtagaagaggaagccCAAGATGATGGCCAGCGCTCGCTCCGACCAGGCCAGAAAGGGTTTGCTGAGCGACTGTTGGCCAAGTACGGATGGACGAAGGGATCTGGCTTAGGTGCCACCGGTTCAGGCATTGCAAAGCCATTGCAAGTCCAAGTCGAAAAACGCAAGAAACGGCCTGACTCGGAAGGTGGAGGCTTTGTCACGCCAGCCGGTAGGGGTAAGATCATCGGCGGCGCAAGAAAGCAAGAGGATGTGGGCAAGTTCGGTGCGATGAGTGAAGTTATAATCCTGAAAGGGATGTTAGATGGAATGGACGTGGACGCAGAATTGGCAGGCAGCGAAGGAGGTGGTCTAATGCAGGAAATAGGGGAAGAATGCTCTGAAAAG TATGGTCGTGTGGAACGTGTCTATATTTCTCGTGAGTCCGGCCCGCCggttctcgtcttcgtcaaattcacCAACCAACTGTCCGCTCTTCGG GCCGTAAATGCTCTCGAGGGTCGGATCTTCAATGGGAACAAAATCACTGCCCGCTTTTTTGACGCACAGAAATTTGAGCAAGGCATTTACGAGGACTAG
- a CDS encoding acetate-CoA ligase fatD (transcript_id=CADANIAT00006060), producing the protein MATLAQAFSPDGSNAAVIVPGKPALTVTYAQLHSHISAFQEKLAKLGVGHGAAVNLALINSYEFIVGFLAASWQRAIAAPLNPAYKQDEFEFYIDDLSSTLVLIPRESYAQNGPAVLAGRKYQAAIAECYWNGTEVVLDVKELGKLKGKGDIGVQTAQPDDIALVLHTSGTTGRPKAVPLTHKNLTTTMRNIQATYKLTPQDRTYLVMPLFHVHGLLAAFLAPLASGGSVIVPTKFSAHQFWSDFIEYKANWYSAVPTIHQILLKSPLPNPIPQIRFIRSCSSPLSPKTFQDLEKTLNAPVLEAYAMTEAAHQMTSNPLPPAKRQPGSVGIGQGVEIKILDQSGNEVPQGHEAEICVRGENVTKGYLNNPAANKSSFTKDGFFRTGDQGKKDPDGYVIITGRIKELINKGGEKISPIELDNTLLQNPNVGEAVCFAIPDPGHYGEDIGAAVVLKSGQNATEDELKSWVQEKLAKFKTPKQQIPKTATGKIQRRKVAEAMLKPKAKL; encoded by the exons ATGGCTACATTGGCTCAAGCATTCTCCCCCGACGGCTCTAATGCCGCTGTCATCGTTCCCGGGAAACCGGCTTTAACTGTAACCTACGCGCAGCTGCATTCGCATATATCTGCCTTCCAAGAAAAGCTGGCTAAACTTGGTGTCGGACATGGTGCCGCGGTTAATCTGGCTCTAATAAACTCGTACGAATTCATTGTTGGCTTTCTAGCAGCCTCGTGGCAGCGCGCAATCGCTGCTCCTCTGAACCCTGCCTACAAGCAGGACGAGTTTGAGTTCTATATCGACGATCTTAGCTCAACCCTAGTTCTTATCCCTCGGGAATCCTATGCTCAGAATGGCCCCGCGGTCCTCGCAGGTAGAAAGTATCAAGCGGCTATTGCGGAGTGCTACTGGAACGGGACGGAGGTTGTGCTCGATGTGAAGGAGCTGGGCAAGCTAAAGGGCAAAGGAGACATTGGCGTCCAGACCGCTCAGCCCGATGACATTGCGCTTGTCTTGCACACTAGTGGAACAACTGGCAGGCCCAAGGCT GTTCCGCTCACCCACAAGAACCTGACAACTACCATGA GGAACATTCAAGCAACGTACAAGCTCACCCCTCAGGATCGGACTTACCTGGTGATGCCCTTGTTCCACGTCCATGGCCTCTTAGCCGCCTTCCTTGCTCCCCTTGCCTCTGGCGGTTCAGTAATTGTACCCACCAAGTTCTCTGCTCACCAGTTCTGGTCGGACTTTATCGAATACAAGGCGAACTGGTACTCTGCCGTGCCAACCATCCACCAAATTCTGCTCAAGTCGCCGCTGCCCAACCCTATTCCTCAAATCCGCTTCAtccgctcctgctcctcgccgcTGTCACCAAAAACCTTCCAGGATCTAGAAAAAACCCTCAATGCCCCAGTACTTGAGGCCTACGCCATGACGGAAGCGGCTCATCAAATGACGAGCAACCCCCTGCCCCCTGCAAAGCGACAGCCCGGTAGCGTGGGTATTGGTCAAGGCGTCGAGATTAAGATTCTTGATCAATCCGGAAACGAAGTTCCACAGGGACATGAGGCAGAAATCTGCGTTCGAGGAGAGAATGTCACGAAAGGATACCTCAACAATCCAGCTGCCAATAAGTCATCTTTCACCAAAGACGGCTTTTTCCGCACAGGTGACCAAGGCAAGAAGGACCCTGACGGCTATGTAATTATCACCGGCCGCATCAAGGAACTTATCAACAAGGGCGGAGAAAAAATCAGCCCAATCGAACTGGACAACACGCTTTTGCAAAACCCCAACGTCGGCGAAGCGGTCTGCTTCGCCATTCCTGACCCCGGTCACTACGGCGAAGACATAGGGGCCGCGGTTGTTTTGAAGAGCGGTCAGAATGCTACTGAAGATGAATTGAAGTCGTGGGTTCAAGAGAAACTGGCTAAATTCAAGACCCCAAAACAG CAAATTCCCAAGACGGCAACCGGCAAGATTCAACGACGCAAGGTTGCAGAGGCGATGCTGAAGCCCAAGGCTAAGCTGTAA